A DNA window from Micromonospora inyonensis contains the following coding sequences:
- the ddaH gene encoding dimethylargininase, which translates to MIRTATRREYLMCPPAHFDVTYSINPWMDPGVPVDRTRATAQWTRLCETYRQLGHTVHLVDPVPGLVDMVFAANCGLVLDSLVYGARYRNVERAPEAPAYRAWFTAAGFPSVRPPEHVNEGEGDFAVTRDLVLAASGFRTDPAAHGEAQEFLGRPVVSLCLTDPRFYHLDTALFVLDDDTVAYYPAAFSPGSRRALAHLFPDALLASEADALALGLNSVSDGANVVVAQAATDLIAQLTARGYRPVPVDLSELAKAGGGAKCCTLEIRR; encoded by the coding sequence ATGATCCGTACCGCCACCCGGCGCGAGTACCTCATGTGCCCGCCGGCCCACTTCGACGTCACCTACTCGATCAACCCCTGGATGGACCCGGGGGTGCCGGTCGACCGGACCCGCGCGACCGCCCAGTGGACGCGGCTGTGCGAGACGTACCGCCAGCTCGGCCACACCGTGCACCTGGTCGACCCGGTGCCCGGGCTGGTCGACATGGTCTTCGCCGCCAACTGCGGCCTGGTGCTCGACTCCCTGGTCTACGGCGCCCGGTACCGCAACGTCGAACGCGCGCCCGAGGCCCCCGCCTACCGAGCCTGGTTCACCGCCGCAGGGTTCCCCAGCGTCCGACCGCCCGAGCACGTCAACGAGGGGGAGGGCGACTTCGCGGTCACCCGGGACCTGGTGCTGGCCGCCAGCGGCTTCCGCACCGACCCGGCCGCGCACGGCGAGGCGCAGGAGTTCCTCGGCCGGCCGGTGGTGTCGCTGTGCCTGACCGACCCGCGCTTCTACCACCTGGACACCGCGCTGTTCGTCCTCGACGACGACACCGTGGCCTACTACCCGGCGGCGTTCTCCCCGGGCAGCCGACGGGCCCTGGCGCACCTGTTCCCCGACGCCCTGCTGGCCAGCGAGGCCGACGCGCTCGCCCTCGGGCTGAACTCCGTCAGCGACGGGGCGAACGTGGTGGTCGCGCAGGCCGCCACCGACCTGATCGCCCAACTCACCGCCCGAGGCTACCGGCCCGTCCCGGTCGACCTGTCCGAGCTGGCCAAGGCCGGCGGCGGGGCCAAGTGCTGCACCCTGGAGATCCGCCGATGA
- the argH gene encoding argininosuccinate lyase, whose amino-acid sequence MTTDHDNQGFRATGVRLTEEQLPHLRSHRTELLGDSLPAIHAFDKAHAVMLTEQGLLDPATGRAIVAALRDMDVRGVAETRIAAGGGMHSGEQYLTATLGPDTGGRIHLGRSSGDLIEVARRMTIRWHLHALLPALTDLRGVLLDLADAHTDTVMPGYTHGQHAQPTTFAHWATMFEQAFARDTERLFGLHGRLNLSPAGAAILTGSDLPVDRHRVADLLGFDAPLPHTMDAILSHDLEMETAALLATTGATLARLADDLYLWSTSEFGYVELPDRYCGTSSIMPQKKNPDALEDVKSVATQALAALVGVITAERGPTGFPILERRYSQQALWSMCGSISGKLRDCAGILADLRVDRDRLAAQAGAHWAQVTDVATALVRHTGLDWRHAHQVVGVFVRLGIERGVTAPAATCALLDDAARQVLGRDSGLTPEQFAEAMDPHAFVVRRTLYGGPAPEAVRREAARFAERLAADRQHVDDLRQRVARAEAALEAAVDDILARDDPR is encoded by the coding sequence ATGACCACCGACCACGACAACCAGGGATTCCGGGCCACCGGCGTCCGGTTGACCGAGGAACAGCTGCCGCACCTGCGCAGCCACCGTACGGAACTGCTCGGCGACTCCCTGCCGGCGATCCACGCCTTCGACAAGGCCCACGCGGTGATGCTCACCGAGCAGGGCCTGCTCGACCCGGCCACCGGCCGGGCCATCGTCGCCGCCCTGCGGGACATGGACGTCCGGGGGGTCGCCGAGACCCGGATCGCCGCCGGTGGCGGCATGCACTCCGGCGAGCAGTACCTCACCGCCACCCTCGGTCCGGACACCGGCGGCCGGATCCACCTCGGCCGCAGCTCCGGCGACCTGATCGAGGTGGCCCGCCGGATGACGATCCGCTGGCACCTGCACGCGCTCCTGCCGGCCCTGACCGACCTGCGGGGCGTCCTGCTCGACCTGGCCGACGCGCACACCGACACGGTGATGCCCGGCTACACCCACGGCCAGCACGCCCAACCGACCACGTTCGCGCACTGGGCGACCATGTTCGAGCAGGCCTTCGCCCGGGACACCGAACGGCTGTTCGGGCTGCACGGCCGGCTCAACCTCTCGCCGGCCGGGGCGGCCATCCTCACCGGCAGCGACCTGCCGGTCGACCGGCACCGGGTCGCCGACCTGCTGGGCTTCGACGCCCCGCTGCCGCACACCATGGACGCGATCCTCAGTCACGACCTGGAGATGGAGACGGCGGCGCTGCTCGCCACCACCGGTGCCACCCTGGCCCGGCTCGCCGACGACCTCTACCTGTGGTCGACGTCCGAGTTCGGGTACGTGGAGCTGCCCGACCGGTACTGCGGCACGAGCAGCATCATGCCGCAGAAGAAGAACCCCGACGCCCTGGAGGACGTCAAGTCGGTCGCCACCCAGGCCCTGGCGGCCCTGGTCGGGGTGATCACCGCCGAACGCGGCCCGACCGGCTTCCCGATCCTCGAACGCCGCTACTCGCAGCAGGCGCTCTGGTCGATGTGCGGGTCGATCTCCGGCAAGCTCCGCGACTGCGCCGGGATCCTCGCCGACCTGCGCGTCGACCGGGACCGGCTGGCCGCCCAAGCGGGCGCGCACTGGGCCCAGGTGACCGACGTCGCCACCGCCCTCGTCCGGCACACCGGGCTCGACTGGCGGCACGCCCACCAGGTCGTCGGCGTCTTCGTCCGGCTCGGCATCGAGCGCGGGGTGACCGCCCCGGCGGCCACCTGCGCACTGCTCGACGACGCGGCCCGGCAGGTGCTCGGCCGCGACAGCGGCCTGACCCCGGAGCAGTTCGCCGAGGCGATGGACCCGCACGCCTTCGTCGTCCGGCGGACCCTCTACGGCGGCCCGGCGCCGGAGGCGGTCCGCCGGGAGGCGGCCCGCTTCGCCGAGCGGCTGGCCGCCGACCGGCAGCACGTCGACGATCTGCGGCAGCGGGTCGCCCGCGCCGAGGCGGCCCTGGAGGCGGCCGTCGACGACATCCTCGCCCGGGACGACCCCCGATGA
- a CDS encoding arginase family protein — protein sequence MPRRHQPRTFDLWGVPFDGGSTLGWPGSRYAPARVREALGWITQRIENGAIYSLDSDSVHEVGDDLLRDRGDVDVVGHDIHATLDACSAAVADSLREGRSPIVIGGDDSVLFPCARGVHDALPGRVGVIHFDAHLDLMDHNRHQGRVSQSSGMRRSLELDRINADDCIQVAVRHFNFPSSATFKRTSGLPHITAREFQALGPVSAVEQILDRVSGADHIFLSFDIDAIDPAFAPGAGAHEPGGLTSGEALEAVRLLAPHCDAFAVTEVNPLTDHPTSTTATLTAYLLFHFAVFGAGGARR from the coding sequence ATGCCACGTCGTCACCAGCCGCGGACGTTCGACCTGTGGGGGGTCCCCTTCGACGGGGGCTCCACCCTGGGTTGGCCGGGTTCGCGCTACGCGCCCGCCCGGGTCCGCGAGGCACTGGGCTGGATCACCCAGCGCATCGAGAACGGTGCCATCTACTCACTGGACAGCGACTCGGTGCACGAGGTCGGCGACGACCTGCTGCGCGACCGGGGCGACGTGGACGTCGTGGGCCACGACATCCACGCCACCCTCGACGCCTGCTCCGCCGCCGTGGCGGACTCACTGCGGGAGGGCCGCTCGCCGATCGTCATCGGCGGCGACGACTCGGTCCTCTTCCCCTGCGCCCGGGGGGTGCACGACGCCCTGCCCGGACGGGTCGGGGTCATCCACTTCGACGCCCACCTCGACCTGATGGACCACAACCGGCACCAGGGCCGGGTCAGCCAGTCCAGCGGCATGCGCCGCAGCCTGGAACTCGACCGGATCAACGCCGACGACTGTATCCAGGTCGCCGTCCGGCACTTCAACTTCCCGTCCTCGGCGACCTTCAAGCGCACGTCCGGACTGCCCCACATCACCGCCCGGGAGTTCCAGGCGCTCGGCCCGGTCTCCGCCGTCGAGCAGATCCTCGACCGGGTCTCCGGCGCCGACCACATCTTCCTCTCCTTCGACATCGACGCGATCGACCCGGCGTTCGCCCCCGGAGCCGGCGCACACGAACCGGGCGGTCTCACCTCCGGCGAGGCGCTGGAGGCCGTCCGGCTGCTCGCCCCGCACTGCGACGCGTTCGCCGTCACCGAGGTCAACCCGCTCACCGATCACCCCACGTCGACCACCGCCACGCTCACCGCGTACCTGTTGTTTCACTTCGCCGTCTTCGGCGCCGGAGGAGCCCGTCGATGA
- the rocD gene encoding ornithine--oxo-acid transaminase, with protein MSIRTEAADRTRTRAAISREEAVLAHNYHPLPVVVARAEGAWVTDVDGHRYLDLLAGYSALNFGHGHPRLLAAAREQLAKVTLTSRAFHNDRLGPFAAKLAALAGMDLVLPMNTGAEAVETGVKVARRWAYEVKGVPADQATIVVAAGNFHGRTTTIVSFSTDPQARAGFGPFTPGFTVVPYDDLPALEAAVDEHTAAVLIEPVQGEAGVVVPADGYLAGVRRICTERRALFVADEIQSGLGRTGTTFACERAGVRPDVYLLGKALGGGIVPLSAVLADRAVLGLLQPGEHGSTFGGNPLAAAVGEAVVDLLGTGEYQAQARRLGAVLREGLDAMIGDGVTAVRSAGAWAGIDIDPALATGRHVCAALAGRGVLVKDTHGSTIRMAPPLVATDDDLRWALDQLRDVLASCRATRSW; from the coding sequence ATGAGCATCCGGACCGAGGCCGCCGACCGGACCCGCACCCGCGCCGCGATCAGCCGGGAGGAGGCCGTCCTCGCCCACAACTACCACCCGCTGCCGGTCGTCGTCGCCCGCGCCGAGGGCGCCTGGGTCACCGACGTCGACGGTCACCGCTACCTCGACCTGCTGGCCGGATACTCGGCGCTGAACTTCGGCCACGGTCACCCGAGGCTGCTCGCCGCCGCCCGGGAGCAGCTGGCCAAGGTGACCCTGACCAGCCGCGCCTTCCACAACGACCGGCTCGGCCCGTTCGCGGCCAAACTCGCCGCGCTGGCCGGGATGGACCTGGTCCTGCCGATGAACACCGGCGCGGAGGCGGTGGAGACCGGGGTCAAGGTCGCCCGCCGCTGGGCGTACGAGGTCAAGGGTGTCCCCGCCGACCAGGCGACCATCGTCGTGGCCGCCGGCAACTTCCACGGCCGGACCACCACGATCGTCAGTTTCTCCACCGACCCGCAGGCCCGCGCCGGGTTCGGCCCGTTCACCCCCGGGTTCACCGTGGTGCCGTACGACGACCTCCCGGCCCTGGAGGCCGCCGTCGACGAACACACCGCCGCCGTGCTCATCGAACCGGTGCAGGGCGAGGCCGGTGTGGTCGTTCCCGCCGACGGCTACCTCGCCGGGGTCCGCCGGATCTGCACCGAGCGGCGGGCGCTGTTCGTCGCCGACGAGATCCAGTCGGGGCTGGGGCGGACGGGCACCACGTTCGCCTGCGAGAGGGCCGGGGTCCGCCCGGACGTGTACCTGCTCGGCAAGGCGCTCGGCGGCGGCATCGTCCCGCTCTCCGCCGTGCTCGCCGACAGGGCCGTCCTCGGTCTGCTCCAGCCGGGTGAACACGGCAGCACCTTCGGTGGCAACCCCCTGGCGGCGGCGGTCGGCGAGGCCGTGGTGGACCTGCTCGGCACCGGCGAGTACCAGGCCCAGGCCCGCCGCCTCGGCGCCGTCCTGCGGGAGGGGCTCGACGCCATGATCGGCGACGGGGTCACCGCCGTGCGCAGCGCGGGCGCGTGGGCCGGCATCGACATCGACCCGGCCCTGGCCACCGGGCGGCACGTCTGCGCCGCGCTGGCCGGGCGGGGCGTGCTGGTCAAGGACACCCACGGTTCCACCATCCGGATGGCGCCCCCGCTGGTCGCCACCGACGACGACCTCCGGTGGGCGCTGGACCAGCTGCGGGACGTGCTAGCGAGCTGCCGCGCGACCCGCAGCTGGTGA